One region of Micromonospora ureilytica genomic DNA includes:
- a CDS encoding carbohydrate kinase family protein: MGYAVVLGEALVDLLDGELDGERVYRQAIGGGPLNVAVGVARLGGAAQFVGSLGDDALGGRIRAFLTAADVGVAGAITAPAPTTLAVVTYTGPEPDFRFYGEPPSYGLLGPDDLDLALLEGADVLYCGSIVLLQPDTLAAARRAWSLAAGLRVFDPNVRARLLNGPAALEGLREVVAEFAASANLVKLSAADAVLLYPGEPVEGVAAYLRELGAGTVVVTIGAAGAVLAAAEADPVRVPAPKVNAIDATGAGDSVMAALIADLLLDGEPEGPSGWADRVAFALRVAGLVCESPGGATAMPTRAAVQNRFNT, encoded by the coding sequence ATGGGATACGCGGTGGTGCTCGGCGAAGCGCTCGTCGACCTGCTCGACGGCGAGCTCGACGGGGAGCGGGTCTATCGGCAGGCCATCGGCGGCGGGCCGCTCAACGTCGCCGTCGGGGTGGCCCGACTCGGTGGCGCGGCGCAGTTCGTCGGCTCGCTCGGTGACGACGCGCTGGGCGGCCGGATCCGCGCGTTCCTCACCGCAGCCGACGTCGGGGTGGCCGGTGCGATCACGGCGCCGGCGCCGACCACGCTCGCGGTGGTCACGTACACCGGGCCGGAGCCGGACTTCCGTTTCTACGGCGAGCCGCCCTCCTACGGACTGCTCGGCCCCGACGATCTGGACCTGGCGCTGCTGGAGGGTGCCGACGTGCTCTACTGCGGCTCGATCGTGCTGCTCCAACCCGACACGCTGGCCGCCGCCCGACGTGCCTGGTCGCTCGCCGCCGGCCTGCGGGTCTTCGACCCGAACGTGCGCGCCCGGCTACTGAACGGACCGGCCGCGCTGGAGGGGCTGCGCGAGGTGGTGGCCGAGTTCGCCGCCAGCGCCAACCTGGTCAAGCTGAGCGCCGCCGACGCGGTGCTGCTCTATCCCGGTGAGCCGGTCGAGGGGGTGGCGGCGTACCTGCGTGAGCTGGGGGCCGGCACGGTGGTGGTGACGATCGGCGCGGCCGGGGCGGTGCTGGCCGCCGCCGAGGCCGACCCGGTCCGGGTGCCGGCGCCCAAGGTCAACGCGATCGACGCCACCGGCGCGGGTGACTCGGTGATGGCCGCGTTGATCGCCGACCTGCTCCTCGACGGCGAGCCGGAGGGCCCGTCGGGCTGGGCCGACCGGGTGGCCTTCGCCCTGCGGGTAGCCGGCCTGGTCTGCGAATCCCCGGGCGGCGCCACCGCCATGCCCACCCGCGCCGCCGTGCAGAACCGCTTCAACACCTGA
- a CDS encoding lytic polysaccharide monooxygenase: MATLLTAAVTLALGAVALAANPQPAAAHGAAMTPGSRTYLCWQDGRSQTGEIKPNNPACSAAVAQSGANSLYNWFSVLRSDAGGRTTGFIPDGQLCSGGATGFRGYDLPRTDWPLTHLTAGARLDFKYSNWAHHPGTFYFYVTKNSWSPTRALAWSDLEEPFLTVTNPPQRGSVGSNDGHYYFSGNLPSGKSGRHIIYSRWVRSDSQENFFGCSDVTFDGGSGQVTGVGPGGTPTDPTDPPTDPTDPPTDPTDPPTDPTTPPPSGGDCMATYKVSSTWQGGFQGEVTIMNHGSSPFSGWTASWTWPNGQAISQIWGATQSSSGSTVTATNVGYNGTVAPNGTTTFGFLASSTGTNGLPTVTCARR, encoded by the coding sequence ATGGCCACATTGCTCACTGCGGCCGTGACCCTCGCGCTGGGCGCTGTCGCCCTGGCGGCCAATCCGCAGCCGGCCGCCGCGCACGGCGCGGCGATGACGCCGGGCAGCCGCACCTACCTGTGCTGGCAGGACGGCCGCAGCCAGACCGGTGAGATCAAGCCGAACAACCCCGCGTGTTCCGCCGCCGTGGCGCAGAGCGGGGCGAACTCGCTGTACAACTGGTTCAGCGTGCTGCGTTCCGACGCTGGCGGCCGGACCACCGGCTTCATCCCGGACGGGCAACTGTGCAGCGGCGGCGCAACCGGTTTCCGCGGCTACGACCTGCCGCGCACCGACTGGCCGTTGACCCACCTGACCGCCGGGGCGCGGTTGGACTTCAAGTACAGCAACTGGGCGCACCACCCGGGCACGTTCTACTTCTACGTGACGAAGAACAGCTGGAGCCCGACCCGGGCCCTGGCCTGGAGTGACCTGGAGGAGCCGTTCCTCACGGTGACCAACCCGCCGCAGCGCGGGTCGGTCGGCAGCAACGACGGCCACTACTACTTCAGCGGCAACCTGCCGTCGGGCAAGAGTGGCCGGCACATCATCTACTCCCGCTGGGTCCGCTCGGACTCGCAGGAGAACTTCTTCGGCTGCTCCGACGTGACCTTCGACGGCGGCAGCGGCCAGGTCACCGGCGTGGGTCCGGGTGGTACGCCGACCGACCCCACCGACCCGCCGACCGACCCGACCGATCCGCCGACCGACCCGACGGATCCGCCGACCGACCCGACCACCCCGCCGCCGTCCGGCGGTGACTGCATGGCCACCTACAAGGTGTCCAGCACCTGGCAGGGCGGTTTCCAGGGCGAGGTCACGATCATGAATCACGGCAGTTCGCCGTTCTCCGGTTGGACAGCGAGCTGGACCTGGCCCAACGGGCAGGCGATCAGTCAGATCTGGGGCGCCACACAGTCGTCGTCCGGCTCGACGGTGACGGCGACGAACGTCGGTTACAACGGCACCGTCGCACCGAATGGCACCACGACGTTCGGCTTCCTGGCGAGTTCCACAGGAACCAACGGGCTCCCCACAGTCACCTGCGCCCGCCGCTAA
- a CDS encoding XdhC family protein, producing MPDVFDEVHRRCRDGESVALATVVATWHSAPQPPGAAMVVATDGTVIGSVSGGCVEADLYERARPVLDTGQPELHRYGISDDDAYTVGLTCGGILDVFVERVDASALPALDAVAAARRGGHPAAIVTCVSADASDPTSGAGVPPDAGPSDPARRLGRRLVLTGERSIGSLGDDRLDDAARDDALGLLAAGRSGMLRYGYHGQRRGGGLSLFVTAYATPPRMIVFGAIDFAAAVARIGAFLGYRVTVCDARPVFATAQRFPEADEVVAQWPHRYLRTELAAGRLDERTVVCVLTHDPKFDVPLLELALRHRLAFVGAMGSRRTHDERHKLLSEAGLSPDQLARLASPIGLDLGGRTPEETAVSVAAQIVAARWGGTGGPLAALDGPIHRPG from the coding sequence GTGCCGGACGTGTTCGACGAGGTGCACCGCCGCTGCCGCGACGGCGAGTCGGTCGCGCTGGCCACAGTCGTGGCGACCTGGCACTCCGCCCCGCAGCCGCCCGGCGCCGCAATGGTGGTCGCGACCGACGGCACGGTCATCGGCAGCGTCTCCGGCGGCTGCGTCGAGGCGGATCTCTACGAACGGGCCCGTCCTGTGCTCGACACCGGCCAACCCGAGCTGCACCGCTACGGGATCAGCGACGACGACGCGTACACCGTGGGCCTGACGTGCGGCGGCATCCTCGACGTGTTCGTGGAGCGCGTCGACGCGAGCGCCCTGCCGGCACTGGACGCGGTCGCCGCCGCCCGCCGCGGCGGCCACCCGGCGGCAATCGTCACCTGCGTATCCGCCGACGCCAGCGACCCAACCTCCGGCGCCGGTGTTCCGCCGGATGCCGGGCCGAGCGACCCGGCTCGGCGGCTTGGCCGGCGGCTGGTGCTGACCGGTGAGCGGTCCATCGGTTCGCTCGGCGACGACCGGCTCGACGACGCCGCCCGCGACGACGCCCTCGGGCTGCTCGCCGCCGGGCGCAGCGGGATGCTCCGGTACGGGTACCACGGGCAGCGCCGCGGTGGCGGGCTCAGCCTCTTCGTGACCGCGTACGCAACCCCACCCCGGATGATCGTCTTCGGGGCTATCGACTTCGCCGCCGCGGTGGCCCGGATCGGCGCGTTCCTCGGCTACCGGGTCACCGTCTGCGACGCCCGGCCGGTCTTCGCCACCGCGCAGCGCTTTCCCGAGGCGGACGAGGTGGTGGCGCAGTGGCCGCACCGCTACCTGCGTACGGAGTTGGCGGCGGGTCGGCTCGACGAGCGGACGGTGGTGTGCGTGCTCACCCACGATCCGAAGTTCGACGTGCCGCTGCTGGAGTTGGCGCTGCGCCACCGGTTGGCGTTCGTCGGCGCGATGGGCTCACGGCGCACCCACGACGAGCGACACAAGCTGCTGAGCGAGGCGGGGCTCAGCCCGGACCAGCTCGCCCGGCTCGCCTCCCCGATCGGGTTGGATCTCGGTGGTCGTACCCCGGAGGAGACCGCGGTGAGTGTGGCCGCGCAGATCGTCGCGGCCCGGTGGGGTGGTACCGGCGGCCCCCTCGCGGCGCTCGACGGGCCGATCCACCGACCGGGGTAG